A DNA window from Enoplosus armatus isolate fEnoArm2 chromosome 9, fEnoArm2.hap1, whole genome shotgun sequence contains the following coding sequences:
- the grwd1 gene encoding glutamate-rich WD repeat-containing protein 1, producing MSAPGEDTFAEEGGEMEEMDEAGSDDDEGVDMEEGGANGEGEKKVYVPGMEPLKPGEELEMDRSAYRMYHECQTGAPCLSFDILRDGGGDGREQFPLSMLLCAGTQADTALSNRLLVIRMHNLHGTEKEKEGEESSDEESDDDEEDEDKKPQMELAMMPHYGGINRVRVTQRGEQSLAAVWSEKGQVEIFDLQHQLEAVHSSAAMAAFVKQQKEATALFSFSGHMTEGFAIDWSPTVPGRLVSGDCKKNIHVWEPREGGTSWQIDQRPFSSHSKSVEDLQWSPTEATVFASCSVDQSIRVWDIRAPPNSMLSANEAHSSDVNVISWNRSEPFILSGGDDGLLKVWDLRQFKSGRPVANFKQHSAPVTSVEWSPADSSVFAASGADDVISQWDLSVESCDVGARVAGVKDLPPQLLFLHQGQSEIKEIHWHPQIPGVMISTALSGFNVFRTISV from the exons ATGTCTGCGCCTGGTGAAGACACGTTTGCCGAGGAAGGAGGcgagatggaggagatggacGAAGCGGGCAGCGACGATGATGAAGGAGTGGacatggaggagggaggtgcgaatggagagggggagaaaaaggtGTACGTCCCCGGGATGGAGCCGCTGAAGCCCggagaggagctggagatgGACCGGTCCGCGTACCGCATGTACCACGAGTGCCAAACAG gtgCCCCGTGTCTGAGCTTCGATATcctgagagatggagggggagacGGCAGGGAGCAGTTTCCTCTGTCCATGCTGCTCTGTGCGGGCACACAGGCGGACACAGCTCTGAGCAACAG ACTTCTCGTAATACGCATGCACAACCTTCATGGaacggagaaagaaaaagagggtgAAGAAAGCAGCGATGAAGAAAGTGACGACgacgaggaggatgaagatAAGAAGCCACAGATGGAACTTGCCATGATGCCTCACTATGGAGGCATTAACAGAGTCAGA GTGACCCAGCGTGGAGAGCAGTCGTTGGCTGCTGTCTGGTCAGAGAAGGGACAGGTAGAAATATTTGACCTCCAACATCAGCTGGAGGCCGTCCACAGCTCTGCTGCTATGGCAGCTTTTGTCAAACAGCAGAAGGAAGCCACAGCTCTCTTCAGTTTCTCAGGACACATGACAGAAGGCTTTGCCATTGATTGGTCACCCACAGTACCTG GTCGTCTTGTCAGTGGAGACTGCAAAAAGAACATCCATGTGTGGGAGCCACGAGAGGGAGGGACTTCATGGCAGATTGACCAACGACCTTTCAGCTCCCACAGCAAGTCTGTGGAGGATCTGCAGTGGTCGCCCACTGAAGCTACG GTTTTTGCCTCTTGTTCGGTAGACCAGTCTATTCGTGTTTGGGATATCCGTGCCCCGCCCAATTCAATGCTTTCAGCCAATGAGGCTCACTCATCAGACGTCAATGTGATCAGCTGGAACAGGAGCGAGCCATTCATCCTGTCTGGAGGGGACGATGGACTTCTGAAAGTATGGGACCTGCGACAGTTTAAG AGCGGGCGGCCTGTGGCCAACTTCAAGCAGCACAGCGCTCCCGTCACATCCGTGGAGTGGAGCCCAGCGGACTCGAGCGTGTTCGCTGCCTCGGGAGCGGACGACGTCATCAGCCAGTGGGATCTGTCTGTGGAGTCATGTGACGTGGGTGCCAGGGTGGCTGGGGTGAAGGACTTGCCCCCCCAACTGCTGTTCCTGCACCAGGGTCAGTCAGAGATCAAGGAGATCCACTGGCACCCACAGATACCTGGTGTGATGATCTCCACGGCTCTGTCGGGATTCAACGTGTTCAGGACAATAtctgtatag
- the cdc42ep5 gene encoding cdc42 effector protein 5 encodes MPLHKSTRAPRLDPTMISAPLGDFRHTMHIGRGGDAFGDTSFLSTLGPSPASPDPGSPGTTSAADPQVAVDHSDLYRDAPVSPHNDELQHSESVSSFTLDLDLDLGPSMLGDVLGVMDGLGLDSNEEDVFSPKSGTSSVGTKQGKGATEMSVNMQNELNGKNLVGLDGSQVGDGRIPDGNGIKPKGLRPKVRFSDKREEIIRQASEEEEGQGFDFQDEDQLACRSPTRGESERGQSIVGGGETEFTNHKVDLPPSPASSHSSDYEGVTSLDRRRVDSCHSETESEEEDEEVGRGYTFEDEFDDEIGL; translated from the coding sequence ATGCCGCTGCACAAATCAACCCGGGCCCCTCGCCTGGACCCCACCATGATCTCAGCCCCGCTGGGTGACTTTCGCCACACCATGCACATTGGGAGGGGAGGTGATGCCTTTGGGGACACCTCCTTCCTGTCCACTCTCGGCCCGAGCCCGGCCAGCCCTGACCCGGGGAGTCCAGGGACCACGTCGGCTGCTGACCCTCAGGTGGCAGTTGACCACAGTGATCTTTATAGAGATGCTCCAGTAAGCCCACATAATGATGAGCTTCAGCACTCTGAGTCAGTCTCCTCATTCaccctggacctggacctggatctAGGCCCGTCTATGCTGGGTGATGTACTAGGGGTCATGGACGGTTTGGGACTTGACTCCAATGAGGAGGATGTTTTCAGTCCCAAGAGTGGCACATCCTCGGTGGGCACAAAGCAGGGAAAAGGGGCCACGGAGATGTCTGTGAACATGCAGAACGAGCTGAATGGAAAGAACTTGGTTGGGTTGGATGGAAGCCAGGTGGGAGACGGCAGGATACCAGATGGGAATGGGATCAAGCCGAAGGGGTTACGACCAAAAGTGCGATTCAGTGACAAACGAGAGGAGATCATTCGCCAAGCgtctgaagaggaagaaggtcAAGGGTTTGACTTCCAGGATGAGGATCAGCTGGCGTGTCGTAGTCCGACGAGGGGTGAGAGTGAGAGGGGCCAGAGCATTGTAGGTGGAGGTGAAACCGAGTTCACCAACCACAAAGTAGATTTGCCACCTAGCCCGGCTTCGTCACATAGCTCAGACTATGAAGGAGTCACCTCATTGGACAGGAGGAGGGTCGACAGCTGCCACTCAGAGACTGaatcagaggaagaggacgaggaagTAGGACGGGGCTACACATTTGAAGATGAGTTTGATGATGAAATTGGTCTATAG